Proteins from one Parasteatoda tepidariorum isolate YZ-2023 chromosome 4, CAS_Ptep_4.0, whole genome shotgun sequence genomic window:
- the LOC107449405 gene encoding ras-related protein Rap-1b isoform X2, whose translation MRTQHKIAIFGSDGVGKSSIVIRYGYQEFHEKLARDLEDDYNLRNFSENCKEFTKECGGFVLVYSLTDKSTFNDLQDLREQVLRMKGRDDVPIILVGNKCDLEDEREISQDEAANLAKLFNNCTFIESSAKDDINFSEIFSELVRQMIMGPVSESPASESPVSED comes from the exons ATGCGAACACAACATAAAATCGCGATTTTCGGCAGTGACGGTGTTGGAAAATCTTCTATT gtGATTCGGTATGGGTATCAAGAGTTTCATGAAAAACTTGCTCGAGATTTGGAAGATGACTACAATCTg agaaatttcagtgaaaatTGCAAAGAATTTACCAAAGAATGTGGGGGATTTGTTCTCGTGTATTCCTTAACAGATAAGTCCACTTTCAATGACTTGCAAGATTTAAGGGAACAGGTATTAAGAATGAAAGGCAGAGATGAT GTACCAATAATTTTAGTGGGCAACAAATGTGACTTGGAAGATGAACGGGAGATCAGCCAAGATGAAGCTGCTAACTTAGCTAAGTTATTTAACAATTGTACTTTCATAGAGTCATCTGCTAAAGACGATATTAATTTCAGCGAG aTTTTCAGTGAACTTGTCAGGCAAATGATAATGGGACCGGTATCTGAAAGTCCCGCATCAGAAAGTCCAGTATCTGAAGATTAG
- the LOC107449405 gene encoding ras-related protein Rap-1b isoform X1 gives MRTQHKIAIFGSDGVGKSSIVIRYGYQEFHEKLARDLEDDYNLLRDIDGKQYLLSILDAVGNRNFSENCKEFTKECGGFVLVYSLTDKSTFNDLQDLREQVLRMKGRDDVPIILVGNKCDLEDEREISQDEAANLAKLFNNCTFIESSAKDDINFSEIFSELVRQMIMGPVSESPASESPVSED, from the exons ATGCGAACACAACATAAAATCGCGATTTTCGGCAGTGACGGTGTTGGAAAATCTTCTATT gtGATTCGGTATGGGTATCAAGAGTTTCATGAAAAACTTGCTCGAGATTTGGAAGATGACTACAATCTg CTAAGAGACATAGATGGAAAACAGTACCTGCTAAGTATTCTGGATGCTGTTGGCAAT agaaatttcagtgaaaatTGCAAAGAATTTACCAAAGAATGTGGGGGATTTGTTCTCGTGTATTCCTTAACAGATAAGTCCACTTTCAATGACTTGCAAGATTTAAGGGAACAGGTATTAAGAATGAAAGGCAGAGATGAT GTACCAATAATTTTAGTGGGCAACAAATGTGACTTGGAAGATGAACGGGAGATCAGCCAAGATGAAGCTGCTAACTTAGCTAAGTTATTTAACAATTGTACTTTCATAGAGTCATCTGCTAAAGACGATATTAATTTCAGCGAG aTTTTCAGTGAACTTGTCAGGCAAATGATAATGGGACCGGTATCTGAAAGTCCCGCATCAGAAAGTCCAGTATCTGAAGATTAG